The Arachis hypogaea cultivar Tifrunner chromosome 16, arahy.Tifrunner.gnm2.J5K5, whole genome shotgun sequence genome contains a region encoding:
- the LOC140180019 gene encoding uncharacterized protein produces MHPDYKAIVQNSWNSTDFGIHRKLLGVQEASLEFNSTVFDNIFIKKRELEAYLNCIQRKMEADDDPILKHKEEELRAEYNLVLAQEELLWYQKSRDQWVRYGDRNTSFFHMQTIIRRKSNKVHGLLVSDGSWSDDPKVLQREVVHFFKNIFCSTEPVEVNCMGEIPMPSLSQDACDNLSKSVTMLEVKEALDNMSSFKAPGPDGFQVFFFKEYWDVVGHEASNLSILWNGNRLDSFQLRRGLKQGDPISPYLFVLCMERLACFISKQVDEGIWDGVAVSRGGPRVSHLMFADDLLLFCKAKKNQVQNVVHTLELFCKASGTTSMITNDSDLLDKIKEMLQRNWTTTLVLIQRTANKAADLMAKTAALNKQVYLEWLQPPNNLDIIIREECYSFS; encoded by the exons ATGCATCCTGATTACAAGGCCATTGTTCAGAATTCTTGGAATAGTACAGACTTTGGTATCCATAGGAAGTTGTTGGGGGTTCAAGAAGCTTCGTTGGAATTCAACTCTACGGTCTTcgacaatatttttattaaaaagagggAATTGGAGGCTTATTTGAATTGTATTCAACGGAAAATGGAAGCTGACGATGATCCGATTTTGAAGCACAAAGAGGAAGAATTGAGAGCTGAGTATAATCTAGTTTTGGCCCAGGAAGAATTGCTTTGGTACCAGAAGTCAAGAGATCAATGGGTTCGGTATGGTGATAGAAATACTAGCTTTTTCCATATGCAAACTATCATTAGAAGAAAATCTAACAAGGTTCATGGGTTGCTGGTCAGTGATGGGTCCTGGTCTGATGATCCGAAAGTTTTGCAAAGAGAGGTtgttcattttttcaaaaatattttttgctctACTGAGCCTGTTGAGGTTAATTGCATGGGAGAAATTCCTATGCCATCTCTTAGCCAGGATGCTTGTGATAATTTGTCTAAATCAGTAACAATGTTGGAGGTTAAAGAAGCTCTAGATAATATGAGCTCGTTCAAAGCTCCTGGACCGGatggttttcaagtttttttcttcAAGGAATATTGGGATGTGGTGGGTCATGAG GCTTCAAATCTTTCCATCCTttggaatgggaatagattggacAGCTTCCAACTTCGCAGAGGGCTCAAGCAAGGAGATCCAATttctccttatttatttgttttgtgtATGGAGAGATTGGCGTGCTTCATTTCCAAACAGGTTGACGAGGGTATTTGGGATGGTGTGGCTGTTTCTAGAGGAGGACCTAGAGTTTCTcacttgatgtttgcagatgacctcctccttttttgtaaAGCGAAGAAAAATCAAGTTCAGAATGTTGTGCACACCTTGGAGTTGTTCTGCAAAGCTTCAG GCACAACCAGCATGATTACGAATGACTCTGATCTgcttgacaaaatcaaagagatgcttCAGCGCAATTGGACAACCACTTTAGTCCTCATCCAGCGTACAGCAAACAAAGCGGCTGATTTAATGGCTAAAACTGCTGCTTTAAACAAGCAGGTGTACCTAGAGTGGTTACAGCCCcctaataatttagacattattattagagaggAGTGCTACTCTTTCTCTTAA
- the LOC112758373 gene encoding putative protease Do-like 14 isoform X1 — protein MSHLLKRLRYFNSSSVFRTLAVAAAGSALLCSNGDTDFRASVKARIPVPLQDPLPFPQHLDFSGVYGTLPLYSFRDIGSQTPSSDTTKDASAAAHHGGSNPCNCFERNTIADAAAKVGPAVVNIAVTHDYLGVTAAKSIGSGTIIDKDGTILTCAHVVVYFQGTSSLSKGKIEVTLQDGRSFEGKVINADLHSDIAIVKINSETPLPEVKLGSSSKLRPGDWVISLGCPLALQNTVTAGIVSCVDRKSSDLGFAGVNREYLQTDCATNVGNSGGPLVNIDGELVGVNHMKMFAADGLSFSVPIDSVSKIIEQFKKRGRVIRPWLGLKMLDLNDTLIAELKVRSATFPDVDKGILVPMVTPGSPGQRAGFRPGDVVIEFDGKPVQSMKEVIEVMEDRVGVPMKVVVKREGNKLVKLTVIPEESNPNI, from the exons ATGAGCCACCTTCTG AAAAGGCTTCGTTACTTCAACAGTAGCTCTGTTTTTCGTACTTTGGCGGTTGCAGCTGCAGGTTCAGCTCTCCTTTGCTCCAATGGCGACACTGATTTCA GAGCATCTGTCAAAGCACGGATCCCTGTGCCATTACAAGATCCGTTGCCCTTTCCTCAACATTTGGATTTTTCGGGCGTATATG GAACACTTCCACTCTATTCTTTTAGGGATATAGGCAGTCAAACTCCATCATCTGACACAACTAAGGATGCTTCTGCGGCTGCTCATCATGGTGGCTCAAACCCATGTAATTGTTTTGAAAGAAATACTATTGCCGATGCAGCGGCTAAAGTTGGGCCTGCTGTTGTTAATATTGCTGTTACACACG ATTATCTTGGGGTTACTGCTGCAAAGAGTATAGGCTCTGGAACAATCATCGACAAGGATGGTACAATATTGACATGTGCTCATGTTGTGGTTTATTTTCAAGGGACCTCGAGTTTATCAAAGGGGAAG ATAGAAGTTACTTTGCAAGATGGAAGATCATTCGAGGGTAAAGTGATAAATGCTGACCTGCATTCAGATATTGCCATTGTGAAGATCAATTCCGAAACCCCACTTCCTGAAGTAAAACTTGGTTCTTCAAGCAAGCTTCGTCCTGGGGATTGGGTAATATCTCTGGGCTGTCCACTTGCCCTTCAGAATACTGTCACTGCTGGTATTGTAAG TTGTGTTGATCGTAAAAGTAGTGATTTGGGCTTTGCTGGTGTGAATAGAGAGTATTTACAAACAGATTGTGCAACTAATGTG GGAAATTCTGGAGGTCCACTTGTCAACATTGATGGAGAACTTGTTGGTGTGAACCATATGAAAATGTTTGCCGCTGATGGGTTGAGTTTTTCTGTACCAATCGACTCAGTGTCCAAGATTATAGAGCAGTTCAAGAAAAGAGG GAGAGTAATACGGCCTTGGCTTGGGCTAAAGATGCTAGATTTGAATGATACCCTTATTGCAGAGCTTAAAGTGAGAAGCGCTACATTCCCTGATGTCGATAAGGGAATTCTTGTACCAATG GTGACTCCTGGGTCTCCTGGTCAACGTGCTGGATTCCGTCCTGGTGATGTTGTGATTGAATTTGATGGGAAGCCCGTCCAAAGTATGAAGGAG GTAATAGAAGTAATGGAGGACAGAGTTGGGGTGCCCATGAAGGTGGTGGTTAAGAGAGAAGGCAACAAATTGGTGAAGCTCACTGTAATCCCTGAGGAATCCAATCCCAATATATGA
- the LOC112758373 gene encoding putative protease Do-like 14 isoform X2 — protein MATLISTNSNAGASVKARIPVPLQDPLPFPQHLDFSGVYGTLPLYSFRDIGSQTPSSDTTKDASAAAHHGGSNPCNCFERNTIADAAAKVGPAVVNIAVTHDYLGVTAAKSIGSGTIIDKDGTILTCAHVVVYFQGTSSLSKGKIEVTLQDGRSFEGKVINADLHSDIAIVKINSETPLPEVKLGSSSKLRPGDWVISLGCPLALQNTVTAGIVSCVDRKSSDLGFAGVNREYLQTDCATNVGNSGGPLVNIDGELVGVNHMKMFAADGLSFSVPIDSVSKIIEQFKKRGRVIRPWLGLKMLDLNDTLIAELKVRSATFPDVDKGILVPMVTPGSPGQRAGFRPGDVVIEFDGKPVQSMKEVIEVMEDRVGVPMKVVVKREGNKLVKLTVIPEESNPNI, from the exons ATGGCGACACTGATTTCA ACAAATTCTAATGCAGGAGCATCTGTCAAAGCACGGATCCCTGTGCCATTACAAGATCCGTTGCCCTTTCCTCAACATTTGGATTTTTCGGGCGTATATG GAACACTTCCACTCTATTCTTTTAGGGATATAGGCAGTCAAACTCCATCATCTGACACAACTAAGGATGCTTCTGCGGCTGCTCATCATGGTGGCTCAAACCCATGTAATTGTTTTGAAAGAAATACTATTGCCGATGCAGCGGCTAAAGTTGGGCCTGCTGTTGTTAATATTGCTGTTACACACG ATTATCTTGGGGTTACTGCTGCAAAGAGTATAGGCTCTGGAACAATCATCGACAAGGATGGTACAATATTGACATGTGCTCATGTTGTGGTTTATTTTCAAGGGACCTCGAGTTTATCAAAGGGGAAG ATAGAAGTTACTTTGCAAGATGGAAGATCATTCGAGGGTAAAGTGATAAATGCTGACCTGCATTCAGATATTGCCATTGTGAAGATCAATTCCGAAACCCCACTTCCTGAAGTAAAACTTGGTTCTTCAAGCAAGCTTCGTCCTGGGGATTGGGTAATATCTCTGGGCTGTCCACTTGCCCTTCAGAATACTGTCACTGCTGGTATTGTAAG TTGTGTTGATCGTAAAAGTAGTGATTTGGGCTTTGCTGGTGTGAATAGAGAGTATTTACAAACAGATTGTGCAACTAATGTG GGAAATTCTGGAGGTCCACTTGTCAACATTGATGGAGAACTTGTTGGTGTGAACCATATGAAAATGTTTGCCGCTGATGGGTTGAGTTTTTCTGTACCAATCGACTCAGTGTCCAAGATTATAGAGCAGTTCAAGAAAAGAGG GAGAGTAATACGGCCTTGGCTTGGGCTAAAGATGCTAGATTTGAATGATACCCTTATTGCAGAGCTTAAAGTGAGAAGCGCTACATTCCCTGATGTCGATAAGGGAATTCTTGTACCAATG GTGACTCCTGGGTCTCCTGGTCAACGTGCTGGATTCCGTCCTGGTGATGTTGTGATTGAATTTGATGGGAAGCCCGTCCAAAGTATGAAGGAG GTAATAGAAGTAATGGAGGACAGAGTTGGGGTGCCCATGAAGGTGGTGGTTAAGAGAGAAGGCAACAAATTGGTGAAGCTCACTGTAATCCCTGAGGAATCCAATCCCAATATATGA